The Pelotomaculum isophthalicicum JI region TTCATTGTAATTCCTTAAATCGGAGATGGGTTTTATTTTGGGCATAATAACAGCTCCTTTCGCTGCTGTTATTATTGTATCCATATTATTCGTAAAATACAACAGCAATATTAAACCCATTGAGTAACAAAACATCTCTACCAGCTTATCTAATTTACTCCTTTTGAATTATCGTGATTATGTACTTCCACCCGGTGCTTATTGCTTCACTGCGCGATTGATCTCCTCAATATACAGTTAAGAAACAGTTCAACTCTCGTATGGACAATTTTTTATCAAATACGAATTAGGAAAAATATTACGTTCTGCCAACTTTCATAAAGAAAAAGGATTTACCTGTCTTCACCTTTTCAAGTTCATTTTTCTACTTGTCTTTAACGGTAAGAACTTCGCCTCCATTTGATATGCATGCTTAAAACAATGAAAAAAGTTCTATACACCTAAAAGAGGAAAGATGACCAAACCAACAACCATTCTCCCACCTGCATCCTACATGTGTTTCCTTTGCAGCTTTACTACGCACTCAACGTGGCCCGAGACACTCAAACTAATGTCTTAAGTCAAAATTTGGTACCATACGTTCAAGGAAACAGGTCAACCGATTTTATGCGTTTTCTAAGGTATGTGGAAACATTTCAACGGTTTTACTGTTCGTGGGAACATATCAACCGCATGTTAACCACTCCTTATCAATACCTATATCAACAATATTATTATATTATGTTCTAATTATAAATCAATTCAATAGTAAGAAAACTTACGATTATAACTAGTTTTAGACGGCATGGTCAACAGAAAGAGCATCCCTTCAATTTTGAGAAAATCGAAAGGATGCTGTCTGAATTCTCTATTTAATCAAACTTCCTATCATATAATAACGCTGCAATCAGTACTACAAATATCGAACCCGCATTATGAACCAATGCACCTGTTGTAGGAGTCAACCATCCCATAAATGACATTAAAATTGCCACGAAATTTATAAATAGTGACAGGGAGATACTGAATTTTATTGTTCGCACTGTCGCATTGGAGAGCCGTTTTAGATACGGAATTTTTGAAATATCATCGCTCATAAGGGCAATATCAGCGGCGTCCACAGCAATATCGCTACCCATGGCTCCCATTGCTACACCTACTGATGCAGTCTTAAGGGCAGGAGCGTCATTCACACCGTCTCCTATCATACAAACAGCTTTGCCTTCCTGTTGCAATTGTACAATGTTCTGCACCTTCTCCTCTGGAAGTAATTCTGCCCGAACAGAGGTAATGCCTACTTGATTTGCAAAATAATCCGCTGTTCTACGGTTGTCACCAGTAAGTAGTACAGTCTGTGTATCCATTTTACCAAGCTCAGCAACCATCTCTTTTGCCGTAGAGCGCAGTACATCGGAGAGACCAACCACACCCACGCAAATCCCGTCTGCAGCCGCCAGAATCGAAGCTTTACCCTGATTACGCAAAGTATCTAGAGTATCACTAACCTGTTTTGGAATATCAATTCCATTTTCTATTAAATATTTCTCGCTGCCGCAGAACAGATTACGACCAGAGACGTTGGCATAAATTCCTTTACCAGCTTCCATACAAAACTCTTTAACATCTTTCAAAACGAGGTTTTTTACTTTGGCATGTGCGACAATTGCCTTTCCTAATGGGTGTTCGCTACGAGATTCTGCCGAAGCAATCAAAGTAAGTAGCTCATTTTCATCCAGTTCTTTCGAGAAAGAGATCATGTCACTAACCTCAAGTTTTCCAAATGTAAGGGTCCCAGTCTTATCAAAAGCAATTGTATCTACCTTGCCCATATTTTCCAGTGCCTCACCGGATTTGATGACAACCCCATGTTTGGTGGCCTGACCGATAGCGGCCATAATGGCAGTGGGCGTAGCCAAAACCAAAGCACAAGGGCAAAAGACAACCAATACGGTAACAGCACGGACGATGTCCTGTGTAACAAAATACGTTACAATGGCAATTAATAATGCT contains the following coding sequences:
- a CDS encoding heavy metal translocating P-type ATPase, producing MVKKINDFLAGVPMTIVGGVFLVASLILMLMKIEVPADPAWISVIISGIPLLYLAIWRIIYNKGMSKISSALLISIAMIAAIAIGDIFAAGEVAFIMAIGAVLEDKTAERSKKGLKELISLAPQQGRRIINRKEEMINAKEIKVGYILRVLPGEAIPVDGKIISGNTSVDQAIMTGESLPVDKEVGDNVFCGTINRFGAIDMEATNVGEDSSLQKLIRMVQDAENKQAPIQRIADKWATWLVPVALLIAIVTYFVTQDIVRAVTVLVVFCPCALVLATPTAIMAAIGQATKHGVVIKSGEALENMGKVDTIAFDKTGTLTFGKLEVSDMISFSKELDENELLTLIASAESRSEHPLGKAIVAHAKVKNLVLKDVKEFCMEAGKGIYANVSGRNLFCGSEKYLIENGIDIPKQVSDTLDTLRNQGKASILAAADGICVGVVGLSDVLRSTAKEMVAELGKMDTQTVLLTGDNRRTADYFANQVGITSVRAELLPEEKVQNIVQLQQEGKAVCMIGDGVNDAPALKTASVGVAMGAMGSDIAVDAADIALMSDDISKIPYLKRLSNATVRTIKFSISLSLFINFVAILMSFMGWLTPTTGALVHNAGSIFVVLIAALLYDRKFD